The following proteins are co-located in the Diaphorobacter sp. HDW4B genome:
- the tilS gene encoding tRNA lysidine(34) synthetase TilS codes for MSISFDAAIQSFKPQLPLAVALSGGADSTALLIACATRWPGQVHAFHVHHGLQAAADGFEAHCRALCERLVVPLLVRHVDARNANGQSPEDAARQARYGALEDMLAEATGIRSIALAQHADDQIETILLALSRGAGVAGIAAMPMQWQRAGIDWHRPLLKTGGAEIRKWLKEQGADWVEDPTNADERYTRNRIRRNLLPALQATFPQFRETFARSAEHAAQAAELLQELAEQDLQTVGNPPSINALQALSRARQANVLRHWLRLAHATTPSAAQLGALLDQIAACTTRGHRIHLKIGRGFIERKDGLLDWYN; via the coding sequence ATGAGCATCTCCTTCGACGCCGCCATCCAGTCCTTCAAGCCGCAACTGCCTTTGGCCGTGGCGCTGAGCGGCGGTGCGGATTCGACCGCCTTGCTCATCGCCTGCGCCACACGCTGGCCGGGGCAGGTGCATGCCTTTCATGTGCATCACGGTCTGCAGGCTGCGGCGGACGGCTTCGAAGCGCATTGTCGGGCGCTGTGCGAGCGGCTTGTTGTGCCTTTGCTGGTGCGGCATGTCGATGCCAGAAACGCCAACGGGCAGAGCCCCGAAGACGCGGCGCGGCAGGCGCGATATGGCGCGCTCGAAGACATGCTGGCTGAGGCGACAGGCATTCGCAGCATCGCGCTCGCCCAGCATGCCGATGACCAGATCGAGACCATTCTGCTGGCGCTCTCGCGCGGCGCGGGGGTGGCGGGCATCGCCGCCATGCCCATGCAATGGCAGCGCGCAGGCATCGATTGGCACAGGCCGCTTTTGAAAACCGGCGGCGCGGAGATCCGCAAATGGCTGAAAGAGCAGGGCGCGGACTGGGTGGAAGACCCTACAAACGCCGATGAACGCTATACCCGCAACCGCATTCGCAGGAACCTGTTGCCCGCTTTGCAGGCCACTTTTCCGCAGTTTCGCGAGACCTTTGCGCGCAGCGCCGAACACGCTGCGCAGGCGGCCGAACTGCTGCAGGAGTTGGCCGAGCAGGATCTGCAAACCGTCGGCAATCCCCCGTCCATCAATGCTTTGCAGGCTTTGAGCCGTGCGCGGCAGGCCAATGTGCTGCGTCATTGGCTGCGGCTCGCGCATGCCACCACACCGAGCGCCGCGCAGTTGGGCGCGCTGCTTGATCAGATCGCCGCATGCACCACGCGCGGGCACCGGATTCACCTCAAAATCGGGCGCGGATTCATCGAAAGAAAAGACGGGCTTCTCGATTGGTACAATTGA